The region TATATTTAATGTACTCGTATAAAGTCTCACAATGTGTCATTTGTCATCCTGAACTAGTATCAGGTTCTCACTTGTTTCAGCATCTATATATTTCAATAAGTTAGAGACCCTGAATGATCCTGAAACAAGTTCAGGACATGATTTTGGGTGACAAAAACTGACTTTTTGCGAGATGGTCAACCGTTAACAGTTAACCTGTTTTTTTAAAATACTCCATACTGCTTTTTTTGAATTCTTCTTCAGTTAGTAAGACCTTGAAATCCCTTATACCTGTTGCCGAGATGAGTTTTTCGATCAATCCCTCCTGGTCGTTTCCCTTGAGATGTATCATTGTGTAGATATTGTATTTTTCTTCGAAGGGGGGAGTTCTTTCATAGCAGTGGGAGATTTCTCTAAAAGAGGCAAAAACCTTGCCCACCTCTTCGCATCGCTGTTCAGGAACCGCCCAGATGACCATGATATTGTTTGTGAAACCTGCCCTGTGGTGGCGGACAATGGCGCCAAATTTTCGGATAATTCCCCGTTTCATTAATCCCTTTATCCCGGCAACTACATCCTCTTCACATATTCCTATCTTTTCTCCAATACGCCCAAATGGTCTTTTGGTAAGGGGAATGTCTCCTTGAATGTGTTGTGCTATTTTTATCTCTGTTTTTGAAAGCATAAGGCGTTATGTTTCTTCCAAGATTTCACTTGGAGGAAGATGCCACATTAGGGCAAATATTATATCGAAAAAGTTTAAAGTGAACTAAAGTGAACTAAAGTGCCTAAAGTTAAAGAATGCGCTTTCAGCGCAGCCTGTTTCTAATTTGACCGCGCCGAAGGCGTGTACGATTAACTTTAGCTCACTCTTAATCAATCCCCATCCCCGCTAAAGACGGGATATTCGACAAGGGAGATAGAGCGTTTTCTGTTTTATTTTTGTTCTGTATCACAACAAATATTTCTTGACAATTTTTTTTCATGCGTATAGAAACCCCCATGATGGGCAGGTGCTTTTCTGATAAGGAGGCGCCTAAAAATTAGCCCGTAAATATGAAAGGAGGCATAAATGAAAAAAGGTGTAGCAAGTGTTATCTTAGGTTTTCTGTTTGTGTTGGTGTCGGCCTCGCTGGTAATGGCTGCTGATGCCTCTCCAGCGGCTGCTGTGGATTACACAAAAGCAATTGTTTTGGGTTGCAGTATTCTTGCTGCCGGTTTAGCTATTGCGTGTGGTACGATTGGTACCGGCCTGGGAATGGGTAACGGGTTAAATGGTGCTGCGAATGCTGTTGGCAGGAACCCTGAAGCACAGGGCAAGATTTTAATAACAATGATGGTAGGCTTGGCAATGATAGAATCCCTCGCCATATATGCATTGGTTATCGCTCTGATATTGCTTTACGCTAATCCATTGTTAAAATTTATTGGCGGTTAATTAGATTTACGGCCTTATATGAAAAAAGAGGGGAAGCGATAATACTGGACTTCCCCTCTTTTTTTAGTTAAAAACATATCATGTTTAGTGCCTTCCTCGTCAATGATCCCTTCGGTGACCCCGGTGTATATGTAGAATTCAGATACAGAAACAGGGCAATTCTTTTCGATCTTGGCGACATTCATTCACTACCTCCCCGAAAGCTTCTCAAGGTAAGTCACATTTTTGTTTCCCACACACACGTGGACCACTTCATCGGATTTGATCATATATTGAGGGTTTTATTAGGGCGTGACAAACACCTTTCACTCTTCGGCCCACCGGGTTTCATTGAGAATGTGGAAAGCAAAATAGCCGGCTATACCTGGAATCTTGTTGAAAATTACACAAACGATTTTGTGCTTCTGGTGACGGAAGTGCATCCCGATCGTAAAATAACGAGACGCTATCACTGTCAGAATGCCTTTAAACCTGAAGCGGTCAGTGACAGTGAGAGCTTTGATGGTACAATTGTAAAGGAGAGTTTCTTTACCGTTACGGGAGTTTTTCTTGATCATAAGATACCTTGTCTTGCGTATTCCCTGAAGGAAAAGAAGCGTATAAATATCAAGAGAAACAAATTGGAGGAGATGGGACTTCCCGTGGGGGCGTGGCTTGTCGATTTGAAAGACAGTATCCTGAAGGGTGACCCGGATGATGCGCCGATCAGGGTATGGCGAAGGGATAACGGCAGGGAGGTTCTGGAAAAAATAGTGCCTCTCGGTGAAT is a window of Syntrophales bacterium DNA encoding:
- the atpE gene encoding ATP synthase F0 subunit C, yielding MKKGVASVILGFLFVLVSASLVMAADASPAAAVDYTKAIVLGCSILAAGLAIACGTIGTGLGMGNGLNGAANAVGRNPEAQGKILITMMVGLAMIESLAIYALVIALILLYANPLLKFIGG